A genomic segment from Glycine soja cultivar W05 chromosome 18, ASM419377v2, whole genome shotgun sequence encodes:
- the LOC114396834 gene encoding uncharacterized protein LOC114396834 isoform X3, with translation MNSDISRWVMEFLLRSSVPDSLIQKTLTALPLSPAEPRLKKNLLLRTLQTLLRRATLSETALDILEDLAPVSDAQRRAYCAVAVECTVKYLAACPDVIDGEYAGAVRRIWRGRVAALQARRSGLVSGELVRWRDEIENALGEDSRAARERLAGLNSRRDAMNEVRVYLKEAWEMMGPSFLETVAATEKKNDEGACDNGSGNGNDDDHDDGACMEDVAMHYENQEPLEESVDANQEVGGSDLTPQRDKAILKRNPQLKHKHSAFRASHKGRGIKISSPEEVESTKPWRKHDPVPSAEVKKIRESLKSSSSELQALVNDPLPDALHISDVVRSKLATSDTKIEPPIENQHEDVEVQDPDVCLSIVPFQPNDVNLGKKSSVHCSNIHQPSLMERNRSARTFELWLEKL, from the exons ATGAACAGCGACATTTCCCGGTGGGTCATGGAGTTCCTCCTCCGCAGTTCCGTCCCCGATTCCCTCATCCAGAAAACCCTAACCGCCCTCCCTCTATCCCCCGCCGAACCCCGCCTCAAGAAAAACCTCCTCCTCCGCACCCTCCAAACCCTCCTCCGTAGAGCCACACTATCGGAAACCGCGCTCGACATCCTCGAAGACCTCGCCCCTGTCTCTGACGCGCAACGCCGCGCGTACTGCGCAGTCGCCGTGGAGTGCACCGTCAAGTACCTCGCTGCGTGCCCCGACGTTATCGATGGTGAGTACGCCGGCGCTGTACGGCGGATCTGGCGCGGACGCGTGGCGGCGCTGCAGGCGCGCCGGAGCGGGCTGGTCTCTGGGGAGTTGGTGCGGTGGCGCGATGAGATAGAGAACGCGCTTGGGGAGGATTCCAGGGCGGCTCGCGAGAGGCTGGCGGGGTTGAATAGTCGGAGGGACGCGATGAATGAGGTGAGGGTGTATTTGAAGGAAGCGTGGGAAATGATGGGGCCTTCGTTTTTGGAAACGGTTGCGGCAACGGAGAAGAAGAACGATGAAGGTGCCTGTGATAATGGTAGTGGTAATGGtaatgatgatgatcatgatgatggtGCATGCATGGAGGATGTGGCAATGCATTATGAGAATCAGGAACCATTGGAAGAGAGTGTTGATGCGAATCAGGAAGTGGGTGGGTCTGACTTAACTCCTCAGAGGGATAAAG CAATTCTGAAGCGGAATCCTCAGCTTAAACACAAACACTCTGCATTTCGTGCATCTCATAAGGGAAGGGGAATTAAAATATCTAGTCCGGAGGAAGTGGAGTCAACCAAACCATGGAGAAAACATGATCCTGTGCCTAGTGctgaagttaaaaaaattcgGGAATCCCTAAAATCAAGTTCTTCGGAGTTACAGGCATTGGTTAATGATCCTCTTCCCGATGCATTGCATATATCTGATGTTGTAAGATCCAAATTGGCAACTAGTGATACAAAAATTGAGCCACCGATTGAAAACCAGCATGAAGATGTAGAAGTACAGGATCCAGATGTTTGCCTGAGTATTGTACCTTTTCAGCCCAATGATGTCAATCTTGGGAAGAAGTCTTCTGTTCATTGTAGTAACATTCACCAGCCCAGCTTGATGGAACGGAACAGAAGTGCTCGTACCTTTGAG TTGTGGTTAGAGAAGTTGTAA
- the LOC114396834 gene encoding uncharacterized protein LOC114396834 isoform X1 — MNSDISRWVMEFLLRSSVPDSLIQKTLTALPLSPAEPRLKKNLLLRTLQTLLRRATLSETALDILEDLAPVSDAQRRAYCAVAVECTVKYLAACPDVIDGEYAGAVRRIWRGRVAALQARRSGLVSGELVRWRDEIENALGEDSRAARERLAGLNSRRDAMNEVRVYLKEAWEMMGPSFLETVAATEKKNDEGACDNGSGNGNDDDHDDGACMEDVAMHYENQEPLEESVDANQEVGGSDLTPQRDKAILKRNPQLKHKHSAFRASHKGRGIKISSPEEVESTKPWRKHDPVPSAEVKKIRESLKSSSSELQALVNDPLPDALHISDVVRSKLATSDTKIEPPIENQHEDVEVQDPDVCLSIVPFQPNDVNLGKKSSVHCSNIHQPSLMERNRSARTFEWEDSIDNSQQARQPRRRKRKWSSLEEETLRAGVKMFGEGNWATIRSFYSNIFENRSGVDLKDKWRNMIR; from the exons ATGAACAGCGACATTTCCCGGTGGGTCATGGAGTTCCTCCTCCGCAGTTCCGTCCCCGATTCCCTCATCCAGAAAACCCTAACCGCCCTCCCTCTATCCCCCGCCGAACCCCGCCTCAAGAAAAACCTCCTCCTCCGCACCCTCCAAACCCTCCTCCGTAGAGCCACACTATCGGAAACCGCGCTCGACATCCTCGAAGACCTCGCCCCTGTCTCTGACGCGCAACGCCGCGCGTACTGCGCAGTCGCCGTGGAGTGCACCGTCAAGTACCTCGCTGCGTGCCCCGACGTTATCGATGGTGAGTACGCCGGCGCTGTACGGCGGATCTGGCGCGGACGCGTGGCGGCGCTGCAGGCGCGCCGGAGCGGGCTGGTCTCTGGGGAGTTGGTGCGGTGGCGCGATGAGATAGAGAACGCGCTTGGGGAGGATTCCAGGGCGGCTCGCGAGAGGCTGGCGGGGTTGAATAGTCGGAGGGACGCGATGAATGAGGTGAGGGTGTATTTGAAGGAAGCGTGGGAAATGATGGGGCCTTCGTTTTTGGAAACGGTTGCGGCAACGGAGAAGAAGAACGATGAAGGTGCCTGTGATAATGGTAGTGGTAATGGtaatgatgatgatcatgatgatggtGCATGCATGGAGGATGTGGCAATGCATTATGAGAATCAGGAACCATTGGAAGAGAGTGTTGATGCGAATCAGGAAGTGGGTGGGTCTGACTTAACTCCTCAGAGGGATAAAG CAATTCTGAAGCGGAATCCTCAGCTTAAACACAAACACTCTGCATTTCGTGCATCTCATAAGGGAAGGGGAATTAAAATATCTAGTCCGGAGGAAGTGGAGTCAACCAAACCATGGAGAAAACATGATCCTGTGCCTAGTGctgaagttaaaaaaattcgGGAATCCCTAAAATCAAGTTCTTCGGAGTTACAGGCATTGGTTAATGATCCTCTTCCCGATGCATTGCATATATCTGATGTTGTAAGATCCAAATTGGCAACTAGTGATACAAAAATTGAGCCACCGATTGAAAACCAGCATGAAGATGTAGAAGTACAGGATCCAGATGTTTGCCTGAGTATTGTACCTTTTCAGCCCAATGATGTCAATCTTGGGAAGAAGTCTTCTGTTCATTGTAGTAACATTCACCAGCCCAGCTTGATGGAACGGAACAGAAGTGCTCGTACCTTTGAG tgggAGGATTCAATAGACAACTCACAACAAGCAAGACAGCCAAGGAGGAGGAAAAGGAAATGGAGTTCGTTGGAAGAAGAGACACTAAGGGCTGGTGTAAAAAT GTTTGGAGAAGGAAACTGGGCAACAATCCGAAGTTTTTACAGTAACAtatttgaaaatagaagtggA gtTGATCTGAAGGACAAGTGGAGAAACATGATACGGTGA
- the LOC114396834 gene encoding uncharacterized protein LOC114396834 isoform X2: MNSDISRWVMEFLLRSSVPDSLIQKTLTALPLSPAEPRLKKNLLLRTLQTLLRRATLSETALDILEDLAPVSDAQRRAYCAVAVECTVKYLAACPDVIDGEYAGAVRRIWRGRVAALQARRSGLVSGELVRWRDEIENALGEDSRAARERLAGLNSRRDAMNEVRVYLKEAWEMMGPSFLETVAATEKKNDEGACDNGSGNGNDDDHDDGACMEDVAMHYENQEPLEESVDANQEVGGSDLTPQRDKAILKRNPQLKHKHSAFRASHKGRGIKISSPEEVESTKPWRKHDPVPSAEVKKIRESLKSSSSELQALVNDPLPDALHISDVVRSKLATSDTKIEPPIENQHEDVEVQDPDVCLSIVPFQPNDVNLGKKSSVHCSNIHQPSLMERNRSARTFEFSQKDYHRPWVFYCSCG; the protein is encoded by the exons ATGAACAGCGACATTTCCCGGTGGGTCATGGAGTTCCTCCTCCGCAGTTCCGTCCCCGATTCCCTCATCCAGAAAACCCTAACCGCCCTCCCTCTATCCCCCGCCGAACCCCGCCTCAAGAAAAACCTCCTCCTCCGCACCCTCCAAACCCTCCTCCGTAGAGCCACACTATCGGAAACCGCGCTCGACATCCTCGAAGACCTCGCCCCTGTCTCTGACGCGCAACGCCGCGCGTACTGCGCAGTCGCCGTGGAGTGCACCGTCAAGTACCTCGCTGCGTGCCCCGACGTTATCGATGGTGAGTACGCCGGCGCTGTACGGCGGATCTGGCGCGGACGCGTGGCGGCGCTGCAGGCGCGCCGGAGCGGGCTGGTCTCTGGGGAGTTGGTGCGGTGGCGCGATGAGATAGAGAACGCGCTTGGGGAGGATTCCAGGGCGGCTCGCGAGAGGCTGGCGGGGTTGAATAGTCGGAGGGACGCGATGAATGAGGTGAGGGTGTATTTGAAGGAAGCGTGGGAAATGATGGGGCCTTCGTTTTTGGAAACGGTTGCGGCAACGGAGAAGAAGAACGATGAAGGTGCCTGTGATAATGGTAGTGGTAATGGtaatgatgatgatcatgatgatggtGCATGCATGGAGGATGTGGCAATGCATTATGAGAATCAGGAACCATTGGAAGAGAGTGTTGATGCGAATCAGGAAGTGGGTGGGTCTGACTTAACTCCTCAGAGGGATAAAG CAATTCTGAAGCGGAATCCTCAGCTTAAACACAAACACTCTGCATTTCGTGCATCTCATAAGGGAAGGGGAATTAAAATATCTAGTCCGGAGGAAGTGGAGTCAACCAAACCATGGAGAAAACATGATCCTGTGCCTAGTGctgaagttaaaaaaattcgGGAATCCCTAAAATCAAGTTCTTCGGAGTTACAGGCATTGGTTAATGATCCTCTTCCCGATGCATTGCATATATCTGATGTTGTAAGATCCAAATTGGCAACTAGTGATACAAAAATTGAGCCACCGATTGAAAACCAGCATGAAGATGTAGAAGTACAGGATCCAGATGTTTGCCTGAGTATTGTACCTTTTCAGCCCAATGATGTCAATCTTGGGAAGAAGTCTTCTGTTCATTGTAGTAACATTCACCAGCCCAGCTTGATGGAACGGAACAGAAGTGCTCGTACCTTTGAG TTCTCCCAAAAGGATTACCATCGCCCATGGGTTTTTTATTGCAGTTGTGGTTAG
- the LOC114394936 gene encoding agamous-like MADS-box protein AGL80 produces MTRKKVKLAFIGNDAARRATYKKRKKGMLKKVEELSTLCGIEACAIVYGHNDPEPEVWPSHWGVQRVVEKLRTMPELEQRKKMVNQEGFIGQKILKGNEKVMKLMKDNREKEITMFLFQCLNAGRIQPDNNMTTADLNVLSSLIDQNLKDISKRLETLSVNEMTPNQPLMQTPAYQPLVEAPSYNQSHLQTPAYQPQTQTPALAVPKNEEMALLNYGHGLDMSDNSMQRLLFMDLLNSNGDETIMPPFGDANLQLQNDFWPDLGLLP; encoded by the coding sequence ATGACTAGAAAAAAGGTGAAACTCGCATTCATAGGGAATGATGCTGCAAGGAGGGCAACatacaagaaaaggaagaaggggATGCTGAAGAAGGTTGAGGAACTCAGCACCCTCTGTGGCATTGAAGCGTGTGCTATAGTTTATGGCCACAATGATCCTGAGCCAGAGGTTTGGCCATCCCATTGGGGAGTCCAAAGGGTGGTGGAAAAGCTCAGAACTATGCCTGAATTGGAACAACGAAAGAAAATGGTGAACCAGGAGGGTTTCATTGGACAAAAGATCCTGAAGGGTAACGAGAAGGTGATGAAGCTTATGAAGGACAATAGGGAGAAGGAGATAACCATGTTCTTGTTTCAATGCCTTAATGCAGGTAGGATTCAGCCTGATAATAACATGACCACTGCTGATTTGAATGTTCTTTCATCTTTGATTGATCAGAACCTGAAGGACATTAGTAAAAGGTTGGAAACGCTGAGTGTTAACGAGATGACACCAAACCAACCCTTGATGCAAACACCAGCATACCAACCCTTGGTGGAAGCACCATCATACAACCAATCCCATTTGCAAACACCAGCGTACCAACCCCAGACGCAAACTCCAGCATTGGCAGTACCCAAGAATGAAGAAATGGCACTGCTGAATTATGGCCATGGGTTGGATATGAGTGATAACTCCATGCAAAGGCTGTTGTTTATGGACTTGCTTAATAGTAATGGGGATGAGACGATAATGCCTCCATTTGGTGATGCCAATCTCCAACTCCAAAATGACTTTTGGCCTGACCTAGGCCTATTACCTTGA